Proteins encoded together in one Ipomoea triloba cultivar NCNSP0323 chromosome 4, ASM357664v1 window:
- the LOC116015101 gene encoding uncharacterized protein LOC116015101 isoform X3 has protein sequence MSNGNNEDLDLRLALGYSDQNNASRVKNESGAGVNAGTTVGMTFAASDPLSELVWSPHKGLSLKCTGTGLADKKPFLLWNVGSNNVTHHSPSQSNIFEDEGKDIGKGKLLVTEAMSLLDMEDVQRIHLGKSSSRNVLAPRPSCGNEMGNSSGRERLNTGEGFEIAGTNKIAENVSKKRKKDASPPQHIQITENDKYNNAGPGEERAPKKSLQQVAEDNGSGNQILGLGLTVSSEIRSSRKLGPQVARSLNLVLPQQESNEKAASLGEESGGKREHLEKQESSAENDKQNLVTKEGSEQNEKRVMRENSVPLETSLALRRRKGKEKVYSDGNGNSRMSSNEEDSHESVDSCNSMRMFPQGKRQLQLEQPLLVGGKRIKTEMQGHTASTSNVGNDSSFMTWISNMVNGFSKTNREEAPLPLPLAHSLPGNERNRGEIITYGKNHDVERNTTGFQTMFHLLLCPPSATPEPRALKDDPSTGESKEVILPGNDESKHGEIVAYDKNHNSGSENTGFQSMFRSLFRPPSVMPEKRMLKDDPPTRESKEVMLADKMIIEASPISCHRESSGSDEQIFVSKSDKVITSALAHRDGISTKFPIKPISVGPTRDACKSTSTEKKSSGNSSSRKTTEGGNSSGSLRKLKTRNGNNNSSSHPSESKAFNKDLSKTSVSHGHGNLWITRFCVKDHPTATNLDEFKENRDETTQRSPDCKRPNPNAQVSSEYPNNNAKFPSPKLKSSEAMASLFARRLDAIKHIVPSAPQNEVMCSRTTCFFCGRRGHDLRNCSEVTETELESLLRNVSSYDGTEDLHSLCIRCLQLDHWAITCPQESSGKQQKQEHGNSVLNRYCTNNLHIRPADDDENYPNFLAKVQGNPSILSNHIGNGTDADNLIANGKWISFERMVESIKVKENMAPDLVENVVNENNLLPSPSSTFGSNDIGGIPKGAFDAIRRIRVSRGTILKWINSKSSLSHLDGFFLRLRIGKHEAELGRTGYYVARIAASTLINRN, from the exons ATGAGCAATGGTAACAACGAAGACCTGGATTTAAGGCTTGCTTTGGGATATTCTGATCAGAACAATGCGTCGAGAGTGAAGAATGAATCGGGTGCAGGTGTAAATGCGGGTACAACAGTGGGCATGACATTTGCAGCATCTGATCCCTTATCTGAGCTAGTTTGGTCCCCTCACAAAGGTTTGAGTCTGAAATGCACTGGCACTGGCTTAGCTGATAAAAAGCCTTTTCTTTTGTGGAATGTGGGGTCTAACAATGTCACTCACCATTCACCATCACAAAGCAATATATTCGAGGATGAAGGTAAAGATATCGGGAAAGGCAAGCTTCTAGTGACCGAGGCGATGTCTCTGTTAGACATGGAGGATGTTCAGAGAATTCATCTCGGTAAATCTTCTTCCAGAAATGTTCTTGCTCCCAGGCCAAGCTGTGGAAATGAAATGG GAAACAGCAGTGGAAGGGAGAGATTGAACACCGGAGAGGGATTTGAAATCGCGGGTACTAATAAAATTGCAGAAAATGTAagtaagaagagaaagaaggaTGCCTCGCCTCCACAGCATATTCAAATCACTGAAAACGACAAATACAATAATGCAG GTCCGGGGGAAGAGAGAGCACCGAAGAAGTCTCTGCAGCAAGTGGCTGAGGATAATGGCAGTGGCAATCAGATTCTGGGATTAGGATTAACGGTGTCCTCTGAAATTCGTTCTTCGAGAAAGTTGGGACCTCAAGTTGCTCGGTCGCTCAATTTGGTTTTACCTCAGCAGGAATCAAATGAAAAGGCGGCGTCTTTAGGAGAAGAAAGTGGAGGTAAAAGGGAGCACTTGGAAAAGCAGGAATCCAGTGCTGAAAACGACAAGCAGAACTTGGTTACAAAAGAAGGGAGTGAACAGAATGAGAAGAGAGTTATGAGGGAGAACTCGGTGCCACTCGAGACTTCTCTAGCATTGCGTAGAAGGAAAGGCAAGGAGAAAGTTTACTCCGATGGTAATGGCAATAGCAGGATGTCGAGTAACGAGGAAGACAGCCACGAGAGCGTGGATAGCTGTAACAGTATGAGGATGTTTCCTCAAGGCAAGAGACAGTTGCAGTTGGAACAGCCATTGCTTGTTGGGGGCAAAAGGATCAAGACAGAAATGCAAGGGCACACTGCCTCGACCTCGAATGTTGGGAATGACAGCTCGTTTATGACTTGGATATCGAACATGGTAAATGGTTTCTCGAAAACCAATCGAGAAGAGGCTCCTCTACCCCTTCCCCTCGCTCATTCTTTACCCGGGAATGAAAGAAACCGTGGTGAGATCATCACATATGGCAAAAATCACGATGTTGAGAGAAACACCACCGGGTTCCAAACTATGTTCCACTTGCTTCTTTGCCCGCCTTCAGCAACGCCAGAGCCAAGAGCATTAAAAGACGATCCTTCAACAGGAGAATCTAAAGAAGTTATCTTGCCCGGGAATGATGAGAGCAAGCATGGTGAGATTGTCGCGTATGACAAAAACCACAACTCGGGGAGTGAAAACACAGGCTTCCAATCTATGTTTCGTTCACTTTTTCGCCCACCTTCAGTGATGCCCGAGAAAAGAATGCTAAAAGATGACCCTCCAACACGAGAATCTAAAGAAGTTATGTTGGCTGATAAGATGATAATCGAAGCTTCACCAATTAGCTGCCATCGGGAGAGTAGTGGATCGGATGAACAAATTTTCGTGTCTAAGAGTGATAAAGTCATCACATCTGCATTGGCACACAGGGATGGGATATCAACTAAATTCCCAATTAAGCCTATCAGTGTTGGTCCAACAAGGGATGCTTGCAAATCCACTTCAACCGAGAAGAAATCCTCTGGCAATTCATCGAGTAGAAAGACAACCGAGGGAGGGAACTCTTCGGGTTCTCTTCGTAAACTCAAAACCAGAAATGGAAATAACAACAGTTCCAGTCATCCTTCTGAAAGCAAAGCATTCAATAAAGACTTATCCAAGACAAGTGTATCTCATGGTCATGGAAACTTGTGGATTACTCGGTTTTGTGTCAAAGACCATCCCACTGCCACGAATTTAGATGAATTCAAGGAGAACAGAGATGAAACAACACAGCGTTCTCCTGATTGCAAAAGGCCTAATCCAAATGCACAAGTTTCTTCTGAATATCCCAACAACAACGCAAAGTTTCCTTCCCCAAAATTGAAGAGCTCAGAGGCAATGGCGTCCCTGTTTGCAAGGCGATTGGACGCCATTAAACATATCGTACCTTCAGCACCTCAAAACGAAGTTATGTGCTCAAGAACAACTTGTTTCTTCTGTGGCAGAAGAGGCCATGACTTACGTAACTGTTCAGAGGTAACTGAAACCGAGCTGGAGAGTCTTCTAAGAAATGTCAGTTCATATGACGGGACTGAAGATCTCCATTCCTTGTGCATTCGGTGCCTTCAACTCGATCACTGGGCTATTACATGCCCACAAGAATCCTCGGGCAAGCAACAGAAGCAAGAACATGGCAATTCTGTTCTTAATCGTTACTGCACCAATAATCTGCATATTCGCCCagctgatgatgatgagaacTACCCTAACTTTCTTGCGAAGGTGCAAGGCAATCCAAGTATCCTTTCCAACCATATTGGAAATGGCACCGATGCAGACAACCTAATAGCAAATGGAAAATGGATCTCGTTTGAAAGAATGGTAGAATCAatcaaagtaaaagaaaatatggCTCCAGATTTGGTAGAGAATGTGGTGAACGAAAACAACTTGTTACCTTCACCTTCATCCACTTTTGGTAGCAATGACATTGGAGGCATACCAAAAGGTGCATTTGATGCTATAAGGAGAATAAGAGTGTCTCGTGGTACTATCCTCAA ATGGATAAACTCCAAGTCGTCGCTGTCACATTTAGATGGATTTTTCTTGCGTTTGAGAATTGGAAAACACGAAGCTGAGCTAGGCAGAACAGGCTACTACGTTGCACGCATAGCTG CTTCTACCCTTATAAATCGGAATTGA
- the LOC116014810 gene encoding 40S ribosomal protein S15 yields MADAEHDVAPGQPKKRTFKKFSFRGVDLDALLDMSTDDLVKLFTARARRRFKRGLKRKPLALIKKLRKAKREAPPGEKPEPVKTHLRNMIIVPEMIGSVIGVYNGKTFNQIEVKPEMIGHYLAEFSISYKPVKHGRPGIGATHSSRFIPLK; encoded by the exons ATG GCTGACGCAGAACACGATGTGGCGCCTGGACAGCCAAAGAAGAGAACGTTCAAGAAGTTCAGCTTCAGAGGTGTGGATCTTGATGCGCTCCTTGATATGTCCACAGATGACCTCGTCAAACTCTTCACTGCCCGAGCTCGCAGAAG GTTCAAGAGAGGTTTGAAGAGGAAGCCTTTGGCCTTGATAAAGAAGCTCCGGAAAGCG AAACGTGAGGCTCCACCAGGTGAGAAGCCAGAGCCAGTGAAGACTCATTTGAGGAACATGATTATTGTTCCTGAGATGATTGGCAGTGTTATTGGAGTTTATAATGGTAAAACCTTCAACCAGATTGAAGTCAAGCCAGAGATGATTGGGCACTATTTGGCCGAGTTCTCCATCTCATACAAGCCTGTCAAGCACGGTAGGCCAGGTATTGGTGCTACTCACTCGTCAAGGTTCATCCCTCTCAAGTGA
- the LOC116015101 gene encoding uncharacterized protein LOC116015101 isoform X1, with protein MSNGNNEDLDLRLALGYSDQNNASRVKNESGAGVNAGTTVGMTFAASDPLSELVWSPHKGLSLKCTGTGLADKKPFLLWNVGSNNVTHHSPSQSNIFEDEGKDIGKGKLLVTEAMSLLDMEDVQRIHLGKSSSRNVLAPRPSCGNEMGNSSGRERLNTGEGFEIAGTNKIAENVSKKRKKDASPPQHIQITENDKYNNAGPGEERAPKKSLQQVAEDNGSGNQILGLGLTVSSEIRSSRKLGPQVARSLNLVLPQQESNEKAASLGEESGGKREHLEKQESSAENDKQNLVTKEGSEQNEKRVMRENSVPLETSLALRRRKGKEKVYSDGNGNSRMSSNEEDSHESVDSCNSMRMFPQGKRQLQLEQPLLVGGKRIKTEMQGHTASTSNVGNDSSFMTWISNMVNGFSKTNREEAPLPLPLAHSLPGNERNRGEIITYGKNHDVERNTTGFQTMFHLLLCPPSATPEPRALKDDPSTGESKEVILPGNDESKHGEIVAYDKNHNSGSENTGFQSMFRSLFRPPSVMPEKRMLKDDPPTRESKEVMLADKMIIEASPISCHRESSGSDEQIFVSKSDKVITSALAHRDGISTKFPIKPISVGPTRDACKSTSTEKKSSGNSSSRKTTEGGNSSGSLRKLKTRNGNNNSSSHPSESKAFNKDLSKTSVSHGHGNLWITRFCVKDHPTATNLDEFKENRDETTQRSPDCKRPNPNAQVSSEYPNNNAKFPSPKLKSSEAMASLFARRLDAIKHIVPSAPQNEVMCSRTTCFFCGRRGHDLRNCSEVTETELESLLRNVSSYDGTEDLHSLCIRCLQLDHWAITCPQESSGKQQKQEHGNSVLNRYCTNNLHIRPADDDENYPNFLAKVQGNPSILSNHIGNGTDADNLIANGKWISFERMVESIKVKENMAPDLVENVVNENNLLPSPSSTFGSNDIGGIPKGAFDAIRRIRVSRGTILKWINSKSSLSHLDGFFLRLRIGKHEAELGRTGYYVARIAGTQKENNPATDSKKFISVSVGSVKCFVGCQYVSNHDFLEDELLAWWSRTSESGGKVPSEDELRLKLEERTKLGF; from the exons ATGAGCAATGGTAACAACGAAGACCTGGATTTAAGGCTTGCTTTGGGATATTCTGATCAGAACAATGCGTCGAGAGTGAAGAATGAATCGGGTGCAGGTGTAAATGCGGGTACAACAGTGGGCATGACATTTGCAGCATCTGATCCCTTATCTGAGCTAGTTTGGTCCCCTCACAAAGGTTTGAGTCTGAAATGCACTGGCACTGGCTTAGCTGATAAAAAGCCTTTTCTTTTGTGGAATGTGGGGTCTAACAATGTCACTCACCATTCACCATCACAAAGCAATATATTCGAGGATGAAGGTAAAGATATCGGGAAAGGCAAGCTTCTAGTGACCGAGGCGATGTCTCTGTTAGACATGGAGGATGTTCAGAGAATTCATCTCGGTAAATCTTCTTCCAGAAATGTTCTTGCTCCCAGGCCAAGCTGTGGAAATGAAATGG GAAACAGCAGTGGAAGGGAGAGATTGAACACCGGAGAGGGATTTGAAATCGCGGGTACTAATAAAATTGCAGAAAATGTAagtaagaagagaaagaaggaTGCCTCGCCTCCACAGCATATTCAAATCACTGAAAACGACAAATACAATAATGCAG GTCCGGGGGAAGAGAGAGCACCGAAGAAGTCTCTGCAGCAAGTGGCTGAGGATAATGGCAGTGGCAATCAGATTCTGGGATTAGGATTAACGGTGTCCTCTGAAATTCGTTCTTCGAGAAAGTTGGGACCTCAAGTTGCTCGGTCGCTCAATTTGGTTTTACCTCAGCAGGAATCAAATGAAAAGGCGGCGTCTTTAGGAGAAGAAAGTGGAGGTAAAAGGGAGCACTTGGAAAAGCAGGAATCCAGTGCTGAAAACGACAAGCAGAACTTGGTTACAAAAGAAGGGAGTGAACAGAATGAGAAGAGAGTTATGAGGGAGAACTCGGTGCCACTCGAGACTTCTCTAGCATTGCGTAGAAGGAAAGGCAAGGAGAAAGTTTACTCCGATGGTAATGGCAATAGCAGGATGTCGAGTAACGAGGAAGACAGCCACGAGAGCGTGGATAGCTGTAACAGTATGAGGATGTTTCCTCAAGGCAAGAGACAGTTGCAGTTGGAACAGCCATTGCTTGTTGGGGGCAAAAGGATCAAGACAGAAATGCAAGGGCACACTGCCTCGACCTCGAATGTTGGGAATGACAGCTCGTTTATGACTTGGATATCGAACATGGTAAATGGTTTCTCGAAAACCAATCGAGAAGAGGCTCCTCTACCCCTTCCCCTCGCTCATTCTTTACCCGGGAATGAAAGAAACCGTGGTGAGATCATCACATATGGCAAAAATCACGATGTTGAGAGAAACACCACCGGGTTCCAAACTATGTTCCACTTGCTTCTTTGCCCGCCTTCAGCAACGCCAGAGCCAAGAGCATTAAAAGACGATCCTTCAACAGGAGAATCTAAAGAAGTTATCTTGCCCGGGAATGATGAGAGCAAGCATGGTGAGATTGTCGCGTATGACAAAAACCACAACTCGGGGAGTGAAAACACAGGCTTCCAATCTATGTTTCGTTCACTTTTTCGCCCACCTTCAGTGATGCCCGAGAAAAGAATGCTAAAAGATGACCCTCCAACACGAGAATCTAAAGAAGTTATGTTGGCTGATAAGATGATAATCGAAGCTTCACCAATTAGCTGCCATCGGGAGAGTAGTGGATCGGATGAACAAATTTTCGTGTCTAAGAGTGATAAAGTCATCACATCTGCATTGGCACACAGGGATGGGATATCAACTAAATTCCCAATTAAGCCTATCAGTGTTGGTCCAACAAGGGATGCTTGCAAATCCACTTCAACCGAGAAGAAATCCTCTGGCAATTCATCGAGTAGAAAGACAACCGAGGGAGGGAACTCTTCGGGTTCTCTTCGTAAACTCAAAACCAGAAATGGAAATAACAACAGTTCCAGTCATCCTTCTGAAAGCAAAGCATTCAATAAAGACTTATCCAAGACAAGTGTATCTCATGGTCATGGAAACTTGTGGATTACTCGGTTTTGTGTCAAAGACCATCCCACTGCCACGAATTTAGATGAATTCAAGGAGAACAGAGATGAAACAACACAGCGTTCTCCTGATTGCAAAAGGCCTAATCCAAATGCACAAGTTTCTTCTGAATATCCCAACAACAACGCAAAGTTTCCTTCCCCAAAATTGAAGAGCTCAGAGGCAATGGCGTCCCTGTTTGCAAGGCGATTGGACGCCATTAAACATATCGTACCTTCAGCACCTCAAAACGAAGTTATGTGCTCAAGAACAACTTGTTTCTTCTGTGGCAGAAGAGGCCATGACTTACGTAACTGTTCAGAGGTAACTGAAACCGAGCTGGAGAGTCTTCTAAGAAATGTCAGTTCATATGACGGGACTGAAGATCTCCATTCCTTGTGCATTCGGTGCCTTCAACTCGATCACTGGGCTATTACATGCCCACAAGAATCCTCGGGCAAGCAACAGAAGCAAGAACATGGCAATTCTGTTCTTAATCGTTACTGCACCAATAATCTGCATATTCGCCCagctgatgatgatgagaacTACCCTAACTTTCTTGCGAAGGTGCAAGGCAATCCAAGTATCCTTTCCAACCATATTGGAAATGGCACCGATGCAGACAACCTAATAGCAAATGGAAAATGGATCTCGTTTGAAAGAATGGTAGAATCAatcaaagtaaaagaaaatatggCTCCAGATTTGGTAGAGAATGTGGTGAACGAAAACAACTTGTTACCTTCACCTTCATCCACTTTTGGTAGCAATGACATTGGAGGCATACCAAAAGGTGCATTTGATGCTATAAGGAGAATAAGAGTGTCTCGTGGTACTATCCTCAA ATGGATAAACTCCAAGTCGTCGCTGTCACATTTAGATGGATTTTTCTTGCGTTTGAGAATTGGAAAACACGAAGCTGAGCTAGGCAGAACAGGCTACTACGTTGCACGCATAGCTG GAACCCAAAAAGAGAATAATCCCGCAACTGATTCTAAGAAATTCATCTCTGTAAGCGTTGGTAGTGTCAAATGCTTTGTTGGGTGCCAGTATGTGTCCAACCACGACTTTCTCGAG GACGAACTATTGGCATGGTGGAGCAGAACTTCAGAAAGCGGGGGAAAGGTTCCCTCAGAAGATGAATTGAGGTTAAAACTCGAAGAGAGGACGAAGTTGGGTTTCTAG
- the LOC116015101 gene encoding uncharacterized protein LOC116015101 isoform X2, which yields MSNGNNEDLDLRLALGYSDQNNASRVKNESGAGVNAGTTVGMTFAASDPLSELVWSPHKGLSLKCTGTGLADKKPFLLWNVGSNNVTHHSPSQSNIFEDEGKDIGKGKLLVTEAMSLLDMEDVQRIHLGKSSSRNVLAPRPSCGNEMGNSSGRERLNTGEGFEIAGTNKIAENVSKKRKKDASPPQHIQITENDKYNNAGPGEERAPKKSLQQVAEDNGSGNQILGLGLTVSSEIRSSRKLGPQVAASLGEESGGKREHLEKQESSAENDKQNLVTKEGSEQNEKRVMRENSVPLETSLALRRRKGKEKVYSDGNGNSRMSSNEEDSHESVDSCNSMRMFPQGKRQLQLEQPLLVGGKRIKTEMQGHTASTSNVGNDSSFMTWISNMVNGFSKTNREEAPLPLPLAHSLPGNERNRGEIITYGKNHDVERNTTGFQTMFHLLLCPPSATPEPRALKDDPSTGESKEVILPGNDESKHGEIVAYDKNHNSGSENTGFQSMFRSLFRPPSVMPEKRMLKDDPPTRESKEVMLADKMIIEASPISCHRESSGSDEQIFVSKSDKVITSALAHRDGISTKFPIKPISVGPTRDACKSTSTEKKSSGNSSSRKTTEGGNSSGSLRKLKTRNGNNNSSSHPSESKAFNKDLSKTSVSHGHGNLWITRFCVKDHPTATNLDEFKENRDETTQRSPDCKRPNPNAQVSSEYPNNNAKFPSPKLKSSEAMASLFARRLDAIKHIVPSAPQNEVMCSRTTCFFCGRRGHDLRNCSEVTETELESLLRNVSSYDGTEDLHSLCIRCLQLDHWAITCPQESSGKQQKQEHGNSVLNRYCTNNLHIRPADDDENYPNFLAKVQGNPSILSNHIGNGTDADNLIANGKWISFERMVESIKVKENMAPDLVENVVNENNLLPSPSSTFGSNDIGGIPKGAFDAIRRIRVSRGTILKWINSKSSLSHLDGFFLRLRIGKHEAELGRTGYYVARIAGTQKENNPATDSKKFISVSVGSVKCFVGCQYVSNHDFLEDELLAWWSRTSESGGKVPSEDELRLKLEERTKLGF from the exons ATGAGCAATGGTAACAACGAAGACCTGGATTTAAGGCTTGCTTTGGGATATTCTGATCAGAACAATGCGTCGAGAGTGAAGAATGAATCGGGTGCAGGTGTAAATGCGGGTACAACAGTGGGCATGACATTTGCAGCATCTGATCCCTTATCTGAGCTAGTTTGGTCCCCTCACAAAGGTTTGAGTCTGAAATGCACTGGCACTGGCTTAGCTGATAAAAAGCCTTTTCTTTTGTGGAATGTGGGGTCTAACAATGTCACTCACCATTCACCATCACAAAGCAATATATTCGAGGATGAAGGTAAAGATATCGGGAAAGGCAAGCTTCTAGTGACCGAGGCGATGTCTCTGTTAGACATGGAGGATGTTCAGAGAATTCATCTCGGTAAATCTTCTTCCAGAAATGTTCTTGCTCCCAGGCCAAGCTGTGGAAATGAAATGG GAAACAGCAGTGGAAGGGAGAGATTGAACACCGGAGAGGGATTTGAAATCGCGGGTACTAATAAAATTGCAGAAAATGTAagtaagaagagaaagaaggaTGCCTCGCCTCCACAGCATATTCAAATCACTGAAAACGACAAATACAATAATGCAG GTCCGGGGGAAGAGAGAGCACCGAAGAAGTCTCTGCAGCAAGTGGCTGAGGATAATGGCAGTGGCAATCAGATTCTGGGATTAGGATTAACGGTGTCCTCTGAAATTCGTTCTTCGAGAAAGTTGGGACCTCAAGTT GCGGCGTCTTTAGGAGAAGAAAGTGGAGGTAAAAGGGAGCACTTGGAAAAGCAGGAATCCAGTGCTGAAAACGACAAGCAGAACTTGGTTACAAAAGAAGGGAGTGAACAGAATGAGAAGAGAGTTATGAGGGAGAACTCGGTGCCACTCGAGACTTCTCTAGCATTGCGTAGAAGGAAAGGCAAGGAGAAAGTTTACTCCGATGGTAATGGCAATAGCAGGATGTCGAGTAACGAGGAAGACAGCCACGAGAGCGTGGATAGCTGTAACAGTATGAGGATGTTTCCTCAAGGCAAGAGACAGTTGCAGTTGGAACAGCCATTGCTTGTTGGGGGCAAAAGGATCAAGACAGAAATGCAAGGGCACACTGCCTCGACCTCGAATGTTGGGAATGACAGCTCGTTTATGACTTGGATATCGAACATGGTAAATGGTTTCTCGAAAACCAATCGAGAAGAGGCTCCTCTACCCCTTCCCCTCGCTCATTCTTTACCCGGGAATGAAAGAAACCGTGGTGAGATCATCACATATGGCAAAAATCACGATGTTGAGAGAAACACCACCGGGTTCCAAACTATGTTCCACTTGCTTCTTTGCCCGCCTTCAGCAACGCCAGAGCCAAGAGCATTAAAAGACGATCCTTCAACAGGAGAATCTAAAGAAGTTATCTTGCCCGGGAATGATGAGAGCAAGCATGGTGAGATTGTCGCGTATGACAAAAACCACAACTCGGGGAGTGAAAACACAGGCTTCCAATCTATGTTTCGTTCACTTTTTCGCCCACCTTCAGTGATGCCCGAGAAAAGAATGCTAAAAGATGACCCTCCAACACGAGAATCTAAAGAAGTTATGTTGGCTGATAAGATGATAATCGAAGCTTCACCAATTAGCTGCCATCGGGAGAGTAGTGGATCGGATGAACAAATTTTCGTGTCTAAGAGTGATAAAGTCATCACATCTGCATTGGCACACAGGGATGGGATATCAACTAAATTCCCAATTAAGCCTATCAGTGTTGGTCCAACAAGGGATGCTTGCAAATCCACTTCAACCGAGAAGAAATCCTCTGGCAATTCATCGAGTAGAAAGACAACCGAGGGAGGGAACTCTTCGGGTTCTCTTCGTAAACTCAAAACCAGAAATGGAAATAACAACAGTTCCAGTCATCCTTCTGAAAGCAAAGCATTCAATAAAGACTTATCCAAGACAAGTGTATCTCATGGTCATGGAAACTTGTGGATTACTCGGTTTTGTGTCAAAGACCATCCCACTGCCACGAATTTAGATGAATTCAAGGAGAACAGAGATGAAACAACACAGCGTTCTCCTGATTGCAAAAGGCCTAATCCAAATGCACAAGTTTCTTCTGAATATCCCAACAACAACGCAAAGTTTCCTTCCCCAAAATTGAAGAGCTCAGAGGCAATGGCGTCCCTGTTTGCAAGGCGATTGGACGCCATTAAACATATCGTACCTTCAGCACCTCAAAACGAAGTTATGTGCTCAAGAACAACTTGTTTCTTCTGTGGCAGAAGAGGCCATGACTTACGTAACTGTTCAGAGGTAACTGAAACCGAGCTGGAGAGTCTTCTAAGAAATGTCAGTTCATATGACGGGACTGAAGATCTCCATTCCTTGTGCATTCGGTGCCTTCAACTCGATCACTGGGCTATTACATGCCCACAAGAATCCTCGGGCAAGCAACAGAAGCAAGAACATGGCAATTCTGTTCTTAATCGTTACTGCACCAATAATCTGCATATTCGCCCagctgatgatgatgagaacTACCCTAACTTTCTTGCGAAGGTGCAAGGCAATCCAAGTATCCTTTCCAACCATATTGGAAATGGCACCGATGCAGACAACCTAATAGCAAATGGAAAATGGATCTCGTTTGAAAGAATGGTAGAATCAatcaaagtaaaagaaaatatggCTCCAGATTTGGTAGAGAATGTGGTGAACGAAAACAACTTGTTACCTTCACCTTCATCCACTTTTGGTAGCAATGACATTGGAGGCATACCAAAAGGTGCATTTGATGCTATAAGGAGAATAAGAGTGTCTCGTGGTACTATCCTCAA ATGGATAAACTCCAAGTCGTCGCTGTCACATTTAGATGGATTTTTCTTGCGTTTGAGAATTGGAAAACACGAAGCTGAGCTAGGCAGAACAGGCTACTACGTTGCACGCATAGCTG GAACCCAAAAAGAGAATAATCCCGCAACTGATTCTAAGAAATTCATCTCTGTAAGCGTTGGTAGTGTCAAATGCTTTGTTGGGTGCCAGTATGTGTCCAACCACGACTTTCTCGAG GACGAACTATTGGCATGGTGGAGCAGAACTTCAGAAAGCGGGGGAAAGGTTCCCTCAGAAGATGAATTGAGGTTAAAACTCGAAGAGAGGACGAAGTTGGGTTTCTAG